DNA sequence from the Nitrospirota bacterium genome:
GCGCCGTAGATCGGCGAGACGATCTTTTTCAAACCGGACTCCTTCCAATACAGGGAGATGAGATAGGAGCGGATGGGGCCTCCGAGACTCAGAGAATCGACGAACCAGCACTTCCTCACGGGCTTCAAAGAATACTAACTCAACCGCGTGACCGAGCACCTTGACTCGATCGAGAATCCCCACGAGATTGGAAAAGAATACACGCTCCCTGACATCTATGCCGAGCGCAACATTCTTAATTTCGCCCCCCTGCTGGTGGCATAACTCGACAAAGGCTGGCAGAAGAGCCGGCGGTAAATTATCAGTGCAGAAATACCCAACGTCTTCCAAACACTTGAGGGCATGCGACTTTCCTGAACCTGAAAGACCGCTGATCACAACCAAGTTGAGTCCGGCCATACCTGCCTGCCCCTTACGGATCGATCAAGATCATTCGATTACGGTCTACACGCTGCAGAATCTGCAGCTTTCCAGAAGCCAGCGCAGTGAACACCAGTAATGAACCAGGCAGAGAATTTAATTGACGTTTGGCATCTTCGAGAGTCAGGACAGGTCGGACCGGACGGATGACTTCCAGTTCCTCTTCTTCATTACGGGGAACAGGAGGAGAGACCTTACGCGACAACCGCTTCGCCGGCTCTTTATGATCAGCCTGACGTTCCTTGTGTTTTCTGATCTGGGCTCCCAAGCGATCCACAAGCTGGTCGACCGTTGCGTACATTTCAGGCGTTGAAGCTTTTGCCTGAATTCTTCTCCCTTGTATCGTACAGACGACTTCCGCACTATGCTGAAGTTTGCTCACACTGAGAATCACGGACAGATGGCTCAGCGCCACTTCATATCGCACCAGCCGCTCAAACCGGCTTTCAATGTGTTGTCTGAGGGCCGGTGTTATCACAAGGCGTCGTCCTGTAATTTTCATAGGCATTCATCCTTTCGAGCGAATAACTCCGGCTCCTCTGTGGCATAGACTCTGTCTCTGTACTCTAAGCATCCATACCACCTAAGAGAGATACCGGGCAGGAAGCACCGACGAGTGGTGATGGTCGACGCATGGTAGGTGAGCGAGGCTGGTAAGACCGGTTGATCTGGTTCATCTAGTTTGCATTCTACATCTGGTTAATCTCTTTCAACCACACACCAGACAGACCAGACAAACCCGATATCGAGCTTCATACGTTGGCGGGTTTTTTCAGCACTCTGCTAAAAGAATCGCTTGCGCTGAGTGGCGGATGGGATATGCTCTTCCGCCCGATACTTGGCTACCGTCCGCCGGGCGATCACAACTTTCTGTGTAAGCAGCCGCGCGGCGATCTCCTCGTCCTTGAGCGGGTGGCTCACATCTTCTTCTGCCACCATTTTCCGAATCATCTCCCTCACTGTCACGGACGACATCATATCGGAGGGCTGATCCGCCCGCTGCAAACCTGCGTTGAAGAAGAATTTCAGTTCCAACATCCCTTGTGGGCAGTACATATACTTATTGGCTGTCACACGGCTGATGGTCGACTCATGCATCCCAATATCCTCAGCCACTTGCTTCAGCACCAACGGCTTGAGATACTGCACGCCCTTTTCAAAAAACTGCTCTTGAAATTTCACGATACTCGACACCACCTTTACGATCGTCCTGTTTCTCTGATCGATACTCCGAATAACCCATTGCGCTGCCCGCAGTTTTTCGTCCAGATAGGCTTTTGTTTCAGCCGCCCCATTCTCACTTGCCCCCATCAATTGCTTGTAGTATGGGCTGATGCGCATACGGGGCAGCCCATCGTCGTTCAGCAATACCACCCATTCCCCTTCGTTCTTGACAACGAATACATCGGGGACAATCACATAGTTTTGTGTGTTCGTAAACGGTCGTCCGGGCTTCGGCTCGAGCACTTCGATGACCTTGGTAGCCTGAAACACCTCCTCTACCGTGACATCTAAGGCTTTCGCGATCCTCGCATACTGTTTCTTCTCCAAGTCTTTGAGGTGGTGTTGAACAATGGCTTCAACAATCGAGCCCTTCAAGGCGCCGGGCCTGGCCCCCAGAGAACCCATGGGACTCTTTCCCAAATGTCCGATCTGCAAGAGCAAGCATTCCGCAAGGTCTCGCGCCGCCACGCCAGTCGGATCAAAGCTTTGAACGTCCTTGAGGACTGACTCCGCTTCCACCTCGGTGAAGTCGGTGCCATCGACGATCTCCGCGAGAGGCATGCGCAGATAACCATCATCGTCAAGGTTACCAATGATCAACCGCCCGATCCCCTTTTCACGGTCGGATAAACCGGAAAACGACAGCTGCCAGAGGAGATGGTCTTCCAAGGATGTCGCTTTCGACATGGTTTGTTCATAGGAAGGAAACTCCTCCTGTGAGGAGGACTGCGATTCAGACCCCCCGATGCGACGATCACTTCCAAAGTACTCTTCCCAACCGGCCGCTGAAATCTCATCCGGCGTGTCTCGTTCTTCCGGAGTCGACTCTTCCACATTCGACGGCTCACTATCCGCCGATGCCGCAGCATCTTCCGCCTTTTCCTCGGCACCTGTCGCCTCGCTTTCCTCCGCCTCAGTGGGGATATCCTCTAAGAGCGGATTCTCCATCAAATGCTGGGTTAGACTCTGCTGCAGCTCGAGTCTGGACAATTGCAGCAGCTTGATCGCCTGCTGCAATTGTGGAGTCATGATCAGCTTTTGACTCAGCCGAAGATCGAGCCTGAGCTTCATGCGCGCAGATCCTTCAGCATCATAACTTGAACCGTTCCCCTAAATAGACAGCCCGAGCCGCCTCACTCTTGACGATGAATTCAGGAGGACCCGCCTCAAGAATCAGCCCTTCATTGATGATGTAGGCCCGATCCGTGATGGAAAGCGTTTCCTGAACATTGTGATCGGTGATCAAAATTCCGATCTCTTTTTCTTTCAATCGCTTAATAATCTGCTGGATGTCCGCAACCGCGATCGGATCTATTCCTGCAAAAGGTTCATCGAGCAACATGAATAACGGGCTCGTCGCAAGTGCTCTAGTAATTTCTAACCGCCGGCGTTCCCCACCCGACAAGGCATAGGCCATGCTCGTTCGAATAGGAGAGAGGTCCAGCTCCTTCAGGAGCATATCGACTCGATCCCGACGTTCTGCACGAGAGTAGTCCAGCATTTCAAGAATTGCCAGAATATTATCTTCAACAGACAAGCGTCGAAACACAGATGATTCTTGAGGCAAATATCCTATTCCTTTCCGCGCGCGTCGGTACATCGGAAGATCGGTAATCACCTCTTCACCGAGTGAGATCGCCCCCTCATCTGGCTGACACAGACCAACGAGCATATCGAAAATAGTGGTTTTCCCAGCCCCGTTGGGCCCCAGTAATCCCACGACTTCACCAGCGCAGACCTCGATCGAGACTCCTTTTACGACTTTGCGCGAGCGAAAACTTTTCACCAATTCCTTCGCGCGCAGACCGATCGTTTTCGCACCAATCACCGGAGAGCCAGTCGACGCGGCTCGCCCCTGAATTGCCTCGATCACTTGGCTGCTCTCCCCTCTGGCTCGATCCGCACATGCGAGCCACCTTCCACCACACTCCGGTCTTCCGCCAGAAACATCGTGATTTGCTTGCCGCTGACCCTTGTTCCCTTATCCCAAGCCACCGGATCACCTGTCAGCACGATCTTATCCCCCTCATGATAATAGACCGCTTTCTCACAGGTCGCACTCCCCGAATCCTTCTCGATTTTTACACGTCCAGTCGCCTCAATCCTATTGACCGATCGATTCGACACCGCCGGCACAGCATCAGGCCCTTTCGATATCTCGCCGCCTTTGACGGATTGATGCCCTTTCTGGTTCTGACTCGTCACTGGGTCTTGTTCGCGAAACATCACCACCATGCGATCGGAATGGACAATCAGTGATCCACGAGTCAGTACAACCTCGCCTTCAAAGACCGCCTGGCTATCCTGATTCTTTACGGTCATCTTCTTGGCCGTAATGGTCGTGCTTACCGCGCTCTCACCACCACCTTTGGGGAGGGCAGCGTTAGCCGACTCACTTAATGAAGCTATCCCAAGCGGGACCAAGTTAAGAAGCAGGAGCCAAATCCACATGGACATCCTCAAGGACTTCAAACTCTTCGCGGTCCAAATGGCCCAACAACCCACGACCCGTCACCTCTAGCCCATGACCCACGATACGGACGGGATCCTGCGTGCGAATCTCTCTCGTCTGATCAGTCCAAGCCAGGTGGTTGGTATAGATCACGTATCCACTTTCGGTTTGAATCACGAGTGGTTCTGATCGATTCGCGAGGACAAAGTTCTTCGTCTCTGTATTCAATGTCCCTTCATCTCCTGTCACCGTCAATTCTTTCCCCTGCCGCCCAAA
Encoded proteins:
- the lptB gene encoding LPS export ABC transporter ATP-binding protein, translated to MGLRAKELVKSFRSRKVVKGVSIEVCAGEVVGLLGPNGAGKTTIFDMLVGLCQPDEGAISLGEEVITDLPMYRRARKGIGYLPQESSVFRRLSVEDNILAILEMLDYSRAERRDRVDMLLKELDLSPIRTSMAYALSGGERRRLEITRALATSPLFMLLDEPFAGIDPIAVADIQQIIKRLKEKEIGILITDHNVQETLSITDRAYIINEGLILEAGPPEFIVKSEAARAVYLGERFKL
- the rpoN gene encoding RNA polymerase factor sigma-54, whose protein sequence is MKLRLDLRLSQKLIMTPQLQQAIKLLQLSRLELQQSLTQHLMENPLLEDIPTEAEESEATGAEEKAEDAAASADSEPSNVEESTPEERDTPDEISAAGWEEYFGSDRRIGGSESQSSSQEEFPSYEQTMSKATSLEDHLLWQLSFSGLSDREKGIGRLIIGNLDDDGYLRMPLAEIVDGTDFTEVEAESVLKDVQSFDPTGVAARDLAECLLLQIGHLGKSPMGSLGARPGALKGSIVEAIVQHHLKDLEKKQYARIAKALDVTVEEVFQATKVIEVLEPKPGRPFTNTQNYVIVPDVFVVKNEGEWVVLLNDDGLPRMRISPYYKQLMGASENGAAETKAYLDEKLRAAQWVIRSIDQRNRTIVKVVSSIVKFQEQFFEKGVQYLKPLVLKQVAEDIGMHESTISRVTANKYMYCPQGMLELKFFFNAGLQRADQPSDMMSSVTVREMIRKMVAEEDVSHPLKDEEIAARLLTQKVVIARRTVAKYRAEEHIPSATQRKRFF
- the raiA gene encoding ribosome-associated translation inhibitor RaiA encodes the protein MKITGRRLVITPALRQHIESRFERLVRYEVALSHLSVILSVSKLQHSAEVVCTIQGRRIQAKASTPEMYATVDQLVDRLGAQIRKHKERQADHKEPAKRLSRKVSPPVPRNEEEELEVIRPVRPVLTLEDAKRQLNSLPGSLLVFTALASGKLQILQRVDRNRMILIDP
- the lptC gene encoding LPS export ABC transporter periplasmic protein LptC; amino-acid sequence: MWQRWVRGGLLTLSVVLACFLGYLLITNSTTAPTPTAAVSGSIDTADATVSQFMFTHTKGDTVQWQVQAQEARVFERNKQAILQTVAVTLFGRQGKELTVTGDEGTLNTETKNFVLANRSEPLVIQTESGYVIYTNHLAWTDQTREIRTQDPVRIVGHGLEVTGRGLLGHLDREEFEVLEDVHVDLAPAS